A section of the Venturia canescens isolate UGA chromosome 11, ASM1945775v1, whole genome shotgun sequence genome encodes:
- the Piezo gene encoding piezo-type mechanosensitive ion channel component isoform X6, with amino-acid sequence MGSYWLNVAVLRVIIPVTFAACTIWRPTGLSLIYLGLMLYSPMVPIATAETMKGHTGNYLKACVTLSFLTSLTQLMFHIVLLSLPPYGYFLEACTFLEMIFRHLGLVRLDGATVWEIVFWLLPEIIAFPTTIAMYLLCKRTTWEPHKEDDESSTVQPAKKIHDDANAKVTNFLGTIGTYVVLGSLCCVSSLTPSVEGAFYFIIFIGASSWWACHRELRKGFAFVCRFVMAVVVVHILVLMTYQNQWSQEFVPVNSTWARYFALDPYYTSNCSDPRYIDYVDSSSEWTSYSHALGLFWLYYVLALQSRFLFRKPPKQHARLSGKLTNLDTSLSRHVSIRRRTPSQRWQSAKRKARLMRFGSGRTGLLQDSTGSVIVQDAHNDDSIQLQSLSEGESDWVSPHRAPDEGPGIVEQVIMAVYSIFQLIVNSSYLATNIIMMTWSIMYHSWTTFILLMWALVLWMVPNKRSSMMKCSPFIVFYATLLLLVGYIYSMNLTEEELPTVFHDIKVAEIGFRKPFGSDPAPSWHQIVKCAFTTMFWITMRQYMAERQSQKRSSAMRDMVAPLHVSVSTATTAMNKETPEIKSQFMKDVGRVVKKLLIKFWIAIVAIMLFTSGITGERMTVFRIIYMSLFLVFVITFQFSWTAWRKMMYGFWITVIAYSVAMLILVYTYQFSNFPGYWTRLGIDEALQMDIGLESYKTKELFVRLLTPTFFVIVTVLQIHYFHEDFLEITNIERTGVDLVSRRGSLGYSSTVPIVSTSSEEAIPADGEKKTVIYTLKQLKHMSKMERMALMRKTIENVKNFYDWIWLILEIHMQKIIFISFILLCIKDVCAINLFFVIAVVVAINFQRSVQITSINAMAGIIAILMVAKMLYQIEYIVHENWDVNCSRTDANGTESVTTYNVAKWIGMDKARTGELPYLLRGYIGMVTVTTIRAIIVIRQCFHRHEKGEPLETPLVMFPKITRADADKGIPECLKFLFNYGFYKFGLEFCLMGIVALIGTRLDFYSVLYGIWLLVLFSMKRTTTARVWPFFRIFAIVVLPLQYAFVVAPPTWLCINYPWSILDDSGLDTLRRLQDWMYFPDPEYPPSPEKLICDFILLMMIVRQSLVFRIEARSRATGEEFIAGHNFSVSQEMEKPNFVNPVKDYVSLAQCWLDVFKRGSMMSFMWITLSIMFLAGTNRTNIFSLGYLIGAFIFLWQGSDFYLRPIKTILKWWNFLIGYNVVVIFSKAILQGVGCVLLKQMETSVCWLVQLLGIACLKKFHTSGTIFDGKDNYCEVPREDIGMVWDGLCFACLLVQKRLFKSYYFFHIVDETKAMSILASRGAELLQDLHRKRIEYQENVEKAVLQKLKFKMDKIKADQQRIQGPSYREPATHKIDTLYPRDRPLYKHRVPKTNREAVRSGDYYMFDDLDDDDVTDHLVPDLDDKREEDERLRQQQAKGRRMTVAELMTTVLKTDIEIATHVAMYGGTQKDALRLRRQSVPLTRKKSSMSYLSARSETDTAAATDIRDAASLDSAEVEDVEQELKTEDLAKTPADSVQGDELTEDPTRASGVDKDRGKDQDEEDDEEPEGDPDKQKSVSLLTYLKFVLVILNSTMVSMTKYLNRFSRDYRYIRKVLTKEKRILKAKPDFRMGTRLGINQIWQPIPVMKQRSDSEESTDESSGNGQRPGPSSKSTRSSIFGQAQAEPEPEDEGDTLEELSEDDQPPIVQLAASIWFGILAHSTFMCYFMVFLHHVKNASVISIPLPLMVFCWGSLTIPRPSKTFWVTLIAYTEVIVIVKCIFQFEIILWNQMASPNHPLFPPRILGIEKKPNYALWDLWLLLMIFFHRFMLKSLGQWTAPVKPRKIIPTNLTMRTRNEDGQGGGEPARFHWQNEETNNTTETEGTSTKRESSNEGEEIEAPKNEEITDSNERLVVVKTTETSPCDKDLKTAVNMIALKYWEPMKIFFDNILSPEGKEKTNVYAYMFLCDFFNFILLIFGFSAFGTQQGDGGVTAYLAENRVPMPFLLMLLLQFALIVIDRALFLRKSIMGKLVFQYLLVFGVHICMFFILPSVTERRFNEKLPPQIWYMVKCFYLLLAAYQLRLGYPTRILGNFLCKNYSIINMYLFKGFMVVPFLFELRAVMDWIWTDTSMTIMDWFKMEDIFASIYQIRCTRGVETDFPQPRGVKKTQVSKYMVGGGALFLMIALIWFPLLLFALGGTVGDSNPPTEVSMKIRIGPYEPIYAMSAQTSSIVQYSEADFRSFKDIYARDKAAVTFLENYVNTDVTAITLSGSSRKLWAISPPDRERLRMELESNSTVIVHVEWTVARKTDVKDFNGVSTEERDIPLKAWENGQFNPVRKSLADLLLASTDSNSPNGTIVMRNAFPKFLKVTSRTVEPVRQLMNLYGPDRLDDSDTDHLYRNISLHLSTNADCCAHQQWWVVKENCDDVYEKKLLSKVPLNDCRYIMMFLFNDKAFPEGLSFISGFGILGLYTTGVIVMSQLIRRSVSEMAPKIMFDDLPYVDRILRLCLDIYLVRESGELSLEEDLFAKLIFLYRSPETLIRWTRPPEPGSSGNPEEDEDDDEDVVVRQGEQRNA; translated from the exons ATGGGCTCGTACTGGCTCAACGTTGCCGTTCTCAGGGTCATCATCCCAGTGACCTTCGCAGCTT GTACAATATGGCGGCCGACAGGATTGTCGCTGATTTACCTCGGATTGATGCTCTACTCGCCGATGGTCCCGATCGCGACAGCAGAAACGATGAAGGGCCACACCGGAAATTACTTGAAGGCTTGCGTAACTCTGAGCTTCCTAACGAGCCTGACCCAGCTCATGTTTCACATTGTACTTTTGTCCCTGCCACCGTACGGATACTTTCTCGAGGCTTGCACATTCCTTGAGATGATATTCAGGCACCTCGGCCTGGTCAGGTTGGACGGTGCGACCGTCTGGGAAATCGTGTTCTGGCTACTCCCCGAAATCATTGCTTTTCCAACCACTATTGCGATGTACCTTTTGTGCAAACGGACGACCTGGGAACCGCACAAAGAAGACGACGAAAGCTCCACCGTCCAGCCAgccaaaaaaattcacgacGATGCCAATGCGAag GTAACAAATTTTCTCGGGACTATCGGGACGTACGTCGTGCTGGGATCCCTGTGCTGCGTTTCTTCGTTGACGCCCTCGGTCGAGGGGGCTTTTTACTTCATAATATTCATCGGTGCCTCGAGCTGGTGGGCCTGTCACCGAGAGCTGCGAAAAGGCTTCGCGTTCGTCTGTCGCTTCGTGATGGCAGTCGTCGTTGTACATATTCTCGTTCTCATGACTTACCAGAATCAATGGTCCCAAGAGTTCGTACCGGTGAACAGCACTTGGGCTCGATATTTCGCCCTCGATCCGTACTACACGAGCAACTGCTCGGATCCTCGCTACATCGATTACGTCGATTCTTCCTCCGAGTGGACCAGCTACAGCCACGCTCTCGGACTCTTTTGGCTTTATTACGTTTTGGCACTGCAGTCGCGATTCTTGTTCAGAAAACCG CCAAAGCAGCATGCGAGGCTGAGCGGAAAGTTGACGAATTTGGACACGTCCTTGTCCCGCCACGTGTCCATTAGACGAAGAACTCCGTCGCAGCGGTGGCAATCGGCGAAGCGAAAAGCCCGC CTGATGCGCTTTGGCTCCGGACGCACCGGTCTGCTCCAAGACTCAACAGGCAGCGTCATCGTCCAGGATGCCCACAACGATGACAGCATCCAGCTACAGTCCCTCAGCGAAGGTGAATCCGACTGGGTCTCGCCTCATC GAGCTCCGGACGAGGGTCCCGGGATAGTGGAGCAAGTGATAATGGCAGTTTACTCGATATTTCAGTTGATCGTAAATTCTTCCTATTTAGCAACGAACATAATAATGATG ACTTGGAGTATCATGTACCACAGTTGGACGACGTTTATACTGCTGATGTGGGCATTGGTGCTGTGGATGGTACCGAACAAGAGAAGTTCGATGATGAAGTGTTCGCCGTTCATAGTTTTTTACGCGACGCTACTGCTGCTCGTTGGTTACATTTACAGTATGAATTTGACGGAGGAGGAATTGCCGACGGTGTTCCACGACATCAAGGTCGCCGAGATCGGTTTCCGCAAGCCCTTCGGCTCGGATCCAGCTCCGAGTTGGCATCAAATCGTCAAA TGCGCCTTCACCACGATGTTCTGGATCACCATGAGACAATACATGGCCGAGAGACAGTCCCAGAAAAGGTCCTCGGCCATGAGAGACATGGTCGCCCCCCTCCACGTCTCCGTTTCCACCGCCACCACCGCCATGAACAAAGAAACTCCCGAAATAAAAAGCCAATTCATGAAGGATGTCGGACGCGTCGTGAAAAAACTGCTCATCAAATTCTGGATCGCGATCGTTGCCATCATGCTCTTCACCAGCGGCATCACCGGAGAACGCATGACCGTTTTCCGGATCATTTACATGTCGctcttcctcgtcttcgtcatcactTTTCAG TTCTCCTGGACTGCTTGGAGGAAAATGATGTACGGTTTCTGGATCACGGTTATCGCGTACTCAGTCGCCATGTTGATCCTCGTTTACACATACCAGTTCAGTAATTTTCCTGGCTACTGGACCCGTCTCGGCATCGATGAAGCACT GCAAATGGACATTGGACTTGAATCGTACAAAACGAAGGAGCTTTTCGTGCGCCTTCTCACTCCGACGTTTTTCGTGATCGTTACAGTCCTGCAAATCCATTATTTCCACGAAGATTTCCTCGAAATCACGAATATCGAGAGAACCGG aGTCGACCTGGTCTCGAGGCGCGGAAGTTTGGGCTACTCGAGCACCGTGCCCATCGTTTCGACCAGCTCCGAGGAGGCGATTCCCGCGGATGGTGAAAAGAAAACTGTTATTTATACCCTGAAACAGTTGAAGC ATATGTCGAAAATGGAGCGAATGGCACTGATGAGGAAGACGATCGAGAACGTGAAGAACTTTTACGACTGGATTTGGCTGATTCTTGAGATTCACAtgcagaaaataattttcatttctttcatccTGCTGTGCATCAAAGAC GTCTGCGCCATAAATTTATTCTTCGTCATCGCGGTCGTGGTTGCGATAAATTTCCAGCGGAGCGTGCAAATAACTTCGATAAACGCGATGGCTGGAATTATTGCGATTCTGATGGTAGCCAAAATGCTCTATCAGATCGAGTACATCGTTCACGAGAACTGGGACGTCAACTGCTCG AGAACGGACGCTAACGGGACGGAGAGTGTGACGACTTACAACGTCGCCAAATGGATCGGCATGGACAAAGCGAGAACTGGAGAATTGCCGTACTTGTTAAGGGGCTACATCGGGATGGTGACCGTGACGACGATCCGCGCGATCATCGTAATTCGACAGTGTTTCCATCGCCACGAGAAAGGCGAACCCCTGGAAACGCCCCTGGTCATGTTCCCGAAAATCACGAGAGCCGACGCCGACAAAGGCATTCCCGAGTGTCTCAAATTTCTCTTCAATTATGGCTTTTATAAATTCGGATTGGAATTCTGCCTGATGGGAATCGTCGCCCTCATCGGCACCAGACTCGACTTTTATTCCGTCCTCTACGGTATTTGGCTACTCGTACTTTTCTCCATGAAGAGAACCACGACCGCGAGGGTCTGGCCGTTCTTTCGCATCTTCGCCATCGTCGTTCTCCCACTCCAGTACGCTTTTGTCGTCGCGCCCCCGACCTGGCTCTGCATCA ATTATCCGTGGAGCATTCTGGACGATTCGGGATTGGACACACTTCGAAGATTGCAGGATTGGATGTACTTTCCGGACCCCGAGTATCCTCCGAGCCCGGAGAAGCTCATCTGCGATTTCATTCTTCTCATGATGATCGTTCGTCAGAGTTTGGTGTTCCGGATCGAGGCCCGGAGTCGAGCGACCGGTGAAGAGTTTATCGCCGGTCACAATTTTTCCGTTTCTCAAGAAATGGAGAAGCCGAACTTCGTGAACCCGGTGAAGGATTACGTCTCGCTCGCCCAATGCTGGCTCGACGTTTTCAAAAGAGGCTCCATGATGAGTTTCATGTGGATCACCCTCTCGATCATGTTCCTGGCTGGGACCAACAGAACCAACATATTTTCCCTCGGCTACTTGATCGGGGCTTTCATATTCCTTTGGCAAGGAAGCGACTTTTATCTCAGACCGATAAAAACCATTCTCAAGTGGTGGAATTTCCTCATCGGCTACAACGTCGTCGTCATTTTCTCTAAAGCTATCCTCCAGGGCGTTGGTTGCGTTTTGCTCAAGCAG ATGGAAACTTCGGTTTGCTGGTTGGTCCAGCTGCTGGGGATAGCGtgtttgaaaaagttccataCCTCCGGAACGATTTTCGACGGGAAAGACAATTACTGCGAAGTCCCGCGAGAGGACATCGGGATGGTTTGGGACGGTCTTTGCTTCGCGTGTCTCTTGGTCCAGAAGCGTCTCTTCAAGAGTTACTATTTTTTCCACATAGTGGACGAAACGAAGGCGATGAGTATATTGGCGTCGCGAGGAGCGGAGCTGCTCCAAGATCTGCACCGGAAGCGGATCGAGTATCAGGAGAACGTGGAAAAAGCGGTTTTGCAAAAGCTCAAGTTCAAGATGGACAAAATCAAGGCCGATCAGCAGAGGATTCAAGGGCCGAGTTACAGGGAGCCGGCGACCCACAAAATCG aTACGCTCTATCCGAGAGATCGACCTCTGTACAAACATCGTGTGCCAAAGACCAACAGAGAGg CTGTGAGATCCGGCGACTATTACATGTTCGACGAtctcgacgacgatgacgtcaCCGATCATCTCGTGCCTGACCTGGACGACAAACGCGAGGAAGACGAACGGCTTCGTCAGCAACAAGCGAAAGGACGGAGAATGACCGTGGCCGAA CTGATGACAACAGTGTTAAAGACTGACATAGAGATAGCGACCCACGTCGCGATGTACGGAGGAACGCAAAAGGACGCTCTTCGGCTTCGACGTCAGAGCGTGCCGCTGACCCGCAAGAAATCATCCATGTCCTACCTGAGCGCACGTTCCGAAACCGACACTGCCGCGGCCACCGAT ATCCGAGACGCTGCCAGCCTCGACTCCGCCGAGGTCGAGGACGTCGAGCAAGAGCTGAAGACTGAAGACCTTGCCAAGACCCCCGCTGACTCGGTCCAAGGAGACGAACTCACCGAAGATCCAACCAGAGCTTCGGGCGTCGACAAAGATCGAGGAAAGGACCAAGACGAAGAGGACGACGAGGAGCCCGAAGGAGACCCGGACAAACAGAAATCAGTCTCTCTTCTAACGTACCTGAAATTCGTTCTCGTCATCCTCAATAGCACCATGGTCTCCATGACCAAATACCTTAATAGATTCTCTAGAGACTACAGATATATACGTAAAGTTCTtaccaaagaaaaaagaattctcaag GCCAAACCAGATTTCCGGATGGGAACGCGATTGGGAATAAATCAAATATGGCAGCCGATACCGGTGATGAAGCAGAG ATCTGACAGCGAGGAAAGCACGGACGAGAGCTCCGGGAATGGCCAACGGCCTGGTCCATCGTCAAAAAGTACCAGGAG CTCGATATTTGGGCAAGCACAAGCTGAGCCCGAACCCGAGGACGAGGGCGATACCTTGGAAGAGCTTTCCGAAGACGACCAACCGCCCATCGTCCAGCTCGCAGCTTCCATTTGGTTCGGGATCCTCGCACATTCTACTTTCATGTGCTACTTCATGGTTTTTCTTCATCACGTGAAAAACGCCTCGGTCATTTCCATCCCGCTGCCCCTGATGGTCTTCTGCTGGGGCTCTCTCACCATCCCCAGGCCCTCGAAAACTTTCTGGGTCACCCTCATCGCTTACACCGAA gtcatcgtcatcgtcaaaTGCATCTTCCAATTCGAAATCATCCTCTGGAACCAAATGGCCTCGCCGAACCACCCTCTTTTCCCTCCGAGAATTCTGGGCATTGAGAAAAAACCGAATTACGCGCTCTGGGACCTCTGGCTACTTCTCATGATTTTCTTCCACCG GTTCATGTTGAAGTCTCTGGGCCAGTGGACAGCACCGGTCAAACCGAGGAAAATCATACCGACGAATCTGACGATGAGGACGAGGAACGAGGATGGGCAAGGAGGCGGCGAGCCGGCCCGTTTCCACTGGCAAAATGAGGAAACGAA CAATACAACGGAAACCGAGGGAACGAGCACGAAGCGTGAGAGCTCGAACGAGGGGGAGGAAATCGAGGCGCCGAAGAACGAGGAAATCACGGACTCGAACGAGAGGCTCGTCGTCGTCAAGACCACGGAAACGAGCCCTTGCGACAAAGACTTGAAAACAGCTGTCAACATGAT AGCCTTGAAGTATTGGGAAcccatgaaaatatttttcgacaaCATCCTCAGCCCGGAaggcaaagaaaaaacgaacgttTACGCCTACATGTTTCTGTGCgactttttcaactttattcTTTTGATTTTTGGCTTCTCGGCTTTCGGA ACTCAGCAAGGGGACGGTGGAGTGACAGCATACTTGGCTGAAAATCGGGTGCCGATGCCCTTTTTGTTGATGCTGTTGCTGCAGTTCGCCCTGATAGTGATCGATCGCGcattatttttgcggaaaTCGATAATGGGGAAGCTCGTTTTTCAGTATCTTCTAGTTTTCGGAGTTCACATTTGCATGTTCTTCATTTTGCCCAGCGTCACAGAAAG GCGATTCAACGAGAAACTGCCCCCCCAGATCTGGTACATGGTCAAATGCTTCTACCTCCTCCTCGCCGCTTATCAACTCCGTCTCGGATATCCTACCCGgatattgggaaatttcttgTGCAAGAATTACAGCATCATAAATATGTACCTCTTCAAGGG TTTCATGGTCGTCCCGTTCCTCTTCGAACTTCGAGCCGTCATGGATTGGATCTGGACCGACACTTCGATGACGATAATGGACTGGTTCAAAATGGAGGACATTTTTGCGAGCATCTACCAAATAAGG TGCACTCGAGGCGTCGAAACCGATTTCCCTCAGCCTCGGGGAGTGAAGAAAACTCAAGTCAGCAAATACATGGTCGGAGGAGGCGCACTCTTCCTCATGATCGCTCTGATCTGGTTCCCCCTTCTGCTGTTCGCCCTCGGGGGCACCGTCGGCGACTCCAATCCACCGACCGAAGTTTCCATGAAAATAAGAATCGGCCCTTACGAACCGATCTACGCCATGTCCGCACAGACCAGCTCCATCGTTCAATACTCCGAGGCCGATTTCCGATCCTTCAAAGACATTTATGCTCGGGATAAGGCCGCTGTGACCTTCTTGGAAAATTATGTTAACACCGACGTCACCGCCATCACTCTCAGCGGCTCCTCGAGAAAACTTTGGGCCATTTCGCCTCCGGACAGAGAAAG ATTGAGAATGGAATTGGAGTCGAACAGCACGGTGATTGTGCACGTGGAATGGACCGTGGCGAGAAAAACGGACGTGAAGGATTTCAACGGAGTGAGCACGGAAGAGAGAGACATTCCGTTGAAGGCCTGGGAGAACGGTCAGTTCAATCCGGTGCGAAAGAGTCTCGCCGATTTACTGTTGGCGAGCACCGACTCGAACTCGCCGAACGGCACGATCGTAATGAGAAACGCTTTTCCCAAGTTCCTCAAAGTAACGAGTCGCACGGTCGAGCCGGTTCGTCAGTTGATGAATTTGT ACGGTCCAGATCGCCTCGATGACTCGGACACGGACCATTTGTACAGAAACATCAGCCTCCATCTGTCGACCAACGCCGACTGTTGCGCTCACCAGCAGTGGTGGGTCGTGAAGGAAAACTGCGACGATGTTTACGAGAAAAAACTGTTGAGCAAAGTGCCTCTCAACGACTGCAGATACATCATGATGTTCTTGTTCAACGACAAAGCTTTCCCAGAAGGTCTCAGCTTCATCAGTGGCTTTGG GATTCTGGGTCTCTACACAACGGGGGTGATCGTGATGAGCCAGTTGATAAGGCGGAGCGTGAGTGAGATGGCGCCGAAGATAATGTTCGACGACTTGCCCTACGTCGACCGAATTCTGCGTCTCTGCCTCGACATTTATTTGGTTCGTGAGAGCGGAGAGCTGAGTTTGGAGGAGGATCTTTTCGCGAAGCTCATATTCCTCTACAGATCACCGGAAACGCTGATAAGATGGACGCGTCCGCCGGAGCCAGGCTCCAGTGGAAATCCGgaggaggacgaggacgacgacgaagacgtcGTGGTTCGCCAGGGCGAGCAGAGAAACGCCTGA